The following proteins are co-located in the Acidobacteriota bacterium genome:
- a CDS encoding YceI family protein has product MTAVALLAVLLLGSCDSPSTTEEAAGAVLPELQPIPADAEQFAIGGTSGVFFAAASERTKPLASARGMNGALALTTGTADGAVLQFDFDPRTISGMSDDAAAALGGADFLEAGRFPSASFHSIDVRTADTGFEVEGVLELRGVKQRVTFPAQIVVGESQVTAQAELAIDRDLFGLPAGPDPELILRLHLEASRLSTS; this is encoded by the coding sequence GTGACGGCAGTGGCCCTACTTGCGGTCCTGTTGCTAGGTAGCTGTGACAGTCCGTCAACCACGGAGGAGGCTGCCGGCGCCGTGCTTCCGGAGCTACAACCGATCCCCGCAGATGCGGAACAGTTTGCGATCGGTGGAACCAGCGGCGTCTTCTTCGCGGCCGCATCCGAGCGCACGAAACCTCTGGCGTCAGCACGGGGGATGAACGGCGCGCTGGCGCTGACGACCGGAACAGCCGATGGTGCCGTGCTGCAGTTTGACTTCGATCCGCGAACGATCTCGGGTATGAGCGACGACGCGGCCGCCGCGTTGGGCGGAGCGGATTTCCTCGAAGCCGGCCGGTTCCCATCGGCATCGTTCCACTCGATTGACGTTCGGACCGCCGACACCGGATTCGAGGTAGAGGGCGTTCTTGAGCTGCGTGGCGTCAAACAACGCGTGACCTTTCCTGCCCAGATCGTCGTCGGCGAATCCCAGGTCACGGCCCAGGCCGAATTGGCGATCGACCGAGATTTGTTCGGTCTGCCCGCCGGGCCCGACCCGGAGCTGATTCTTCGGCTTCACCTCGAGGCTTCCCGGCTTTCGACGTCCTAG
- a CDS encoding DUF418 domain-containing protein encodes MQASMAPVRPGERWEILDLLRGFALFGILVVNSMLFFGPLHDLVLPDPTWARPADHWVRSFVTILFEGKFYTTFAFLFGVGAALQYRRCRRQERAFLPFFWRRMSGLLLIGLIHATMLWFGDILVMYAICGFALAVLALLPQLFQRLLALTLVLLPIALTVLIVVLFAWMSAIDETGDLAAIQAEQVETNRWLRDHALQTYPGGSWSEILEVRLAELGAIYQFSIVLLPAILGLMLIGFQFGLTNFFRDVSRYRGRLMRWLPAAAIVGLGLSISLGWAERNGDPMGADGYSVLTVVAMQLGAPALAATYGIVIWHLHTTTVFGWIGPLLGPVGRMAATHYLLQSVVMTTIANSWGLGLYGQISPAAGIAVAVGLFAVQIYLSQLWMARFTMGPVEWVWRVLTYGTRPALRRPC; translated from the coding sequence ATGCAGGCATCCATGGCACCCGTCCGACCCGGTGAGCGGTGGGAGATCCTCGACCTGCTCCGTGGGTTCGCGCTGTTCGGGATCCTCGTCGTCAATTCGATGCTCTTCTTCGGCCCCCTCCACGACCTGGTCCTCCCGGACCCCACGTGGGCACGACCCGCGGATCATTGGGTGCGGAGCTTCGTAACTATCCTCTTCGAGGGGAAGTTCTACACGACGTTCGCGTTTCTGTTCGGGGTGGGCGCTGCGCTGCAATACCGTCGCTGCCGGCGGCAAGAGCGGGCGTTCCTTCCGTTCTTCTGGAGACGCATGTCGGGACTCCTGTTGATCGGTCTGATCCACGCAACGATGCTGTGGTTCGGGGACATCCTCGTGATGTATGCGATTTGCGGTTTTGCGCTGGCCGTGCTGGCTCTGCTCCCGCAACTCTTTCAGCGGCTCCTGGCACTGACCCTTGTCCTGTTACCCATCGCGCTAACGGTCTTAATCGTTGTCTTGTTCGCTTGGATGTCGGCGATCGATGAGACCGGTGACCTGGCGGCGATCCAGGCAGAACAGGTCGAGACGAACCGATGGCTTCGTGATCACGCCCTTCAGACCTACCCGGGCGGGTCGTGGTCGGAGATCCTCGAGGTGCGCCTCGCCGAACTCGGGGCCATCTACCAGTTCTCGATCGTGCTGTTGCCGGCGATTCTCGGACTGATGCTGATCGGATTTCAGTTCGGTCTTACCAATTTCTTCCGTGACGTTTCCCGGTATCGCGGCCGACTCATGCGCTGGCTTCCGGCGGCGGCGATCGTCGGCCTGGGGTTGAGCATCTCGCTGGGTTGGGCCGAACGGAACGGCGACCCGATGGGCGCAGATGGCTACTCCGTGCTCACCGTGGTGGCCATGCAACTTGGAGCACCCGCGCTTGCCGCGACCTACGGGATCGTGATCTGGCATCTGCACACGACGACGGTCTTCGGATGGATCGGACCGCTCCTGGGCCCGGTGGGTCGGATGGCGGCAACGCACTACCTGCTGCAGTCGGTCGTCATGACGACGATCGCCAATTCATGGGGCCTCGGACTGTACGGGCAGATCTCACCGGCAGCAGGGATTGCTGTCGCAGTGGGTCTCTTCGCGGTGCAGATCTATCTCAGTCAACTCTGGATGGCGCGATTCACGATGGGGCCGGTGGAATGGGTGTGGCGTGTCTTGACTTATGGGACTCGACCGGCTCTGCGACGTCCGTGCTAG
- a CDS encoding 1-acyl-sn-glycerol-3-phosphate acyltransferase, translating into MTFLRASIRGVLLAVSIGLLLVPLFGIRIVAWMVPGAGRSARIRDRASTFAFRQWARVACWVIGVRPKLRGTPPAPPFFLVSNHLGYLDIVVMASLAPCVFVSKADVRNWPIIGRLCAAVGTIFLDREQKRDLPRTMGRIEAVLGSGRGVVLFPEGTSTKGDEVVRFRPSLLELPARSGRGVHYAALRYQTRFGSPPASTTVCWWGDAPFFPHLWGMLAVRSIDAEVVFAAEPIEHTDRKALARALRNAVAESFEPVV; encoded by the coding sequence GTGACGTTCCTTCGTGCATCCATTCGTGGGGTTCTTCTGGCAGTCAGTATCGGACTGCTGCTCGTGCCGTTGTTCGGGATTCGGATCGTGGCCTGGATGGTCCCCGGGGCCGGGCGGTCCGCCCGCATCCGTGACCGAGCTTCGACCTTCGCCTTCCGCCAGTGGGCTCGTGTCGCCTGCTGGGTGATCGGCGTGCGGCCGAAGCTCCGCGGTACTCCACCTGCACCTCCGTTTTTCCTTGTTTCCAACCACCTCGGCTACCTCGATATCGTCGTCATGGCCTCCCTGGCTCCATGCGTGTTCGTCTCCAAGGCCGACGTGCGAAACTGGCCGATCATCGGAAGATTGTGCGCCGCCGTGGGGACCATCTTCCTGGACAGGGAGCAAAAACGGGATCTTCCGCGAACCATGGGTAGAATTGAGGCGGTTTTGGGAAGCGGTCGGGGTGTGGTGTTGTTTCCGGAAGGGACAAGCACGAAGGGGGACGAGGTGGTACGCTTCCGCCCGTCATTATTGGAGTTACCGGCCCGGAGTGGTCGCGGAGTACACTACGCTGCCCTTCGCTATCAGACCCGTTTTGGTTCGCCGCCGGCGTCCACGACAGTTTGCTGGTGGGGAGATGCACCCTTCTTCCCTCACTTGTGGGGGATGCTGGCCGTGCGGTCGATCGATGCCGAGGTGGTCTTCGCTGCGGAACCGATTGAGCATACGGACCGTAAAGCCTTGGCGAGAGCTCTCCGCAACGCGGTGGCGGAGTCATTCGAACCCGTGGTCTGA
- a CDS encoding UbiD family decarboxylase: MKREGFSDLRTFLDRLRRDGDLVEVDTPVDPALEIAEIHRRVIAAGGPALLFRNPKNSDFPLVSNLFGTPERAMLAFGDRPLRLVRRVVELAQTLLPPSLGKLWGARDFMLEIPRVGTRSRRTGPVLDRTHDGVDLTRLPALTSWSDDGGPFLTLPLVYTEHPSTGIPNLGMYRMQIHDERTTGMHWQIGKGGGFHHSVAEANNARLPVTAFLGGPPALILSAIAPLPENVPEILLASLIAGERLATCPGPAEHRLLGQAEFALVGSVPPQIRRDEGPFGDHYGYYSLSHPYPQFEVSHLCHRQDAVFPATVVGKPRQEDFFIGDLLQDLLSPLFPLVMPAVEDLWSYGETGYHSLSAAVVKQRYKREAMASAFRILGEGQLSLTKFLLVTDRPVDLRDFRATLTHVLERMQPETDLYIFPNLSMDTLDYTGPQVNEGSKGVLLGLGDPRRDLPTRFEPSTPIPTDVTDVQVFCPGCLVIGARARREDPAAGERLAAHAAFADWPLIILSDEPRRAAASSMNFLWMTFTRFDPAADIHSAGHSIVANHVSHHGPLLIDTRLRDEFPDELFCDTETATLVDRRWSEYFPDGMEMGDSAAAHLDPPRTRS; this comes from the coding sequence ATGAAACGGGAAGGCTTCAGCGATCTCCGCACGTTTCTCGACCGCCTGCGACGAGACGGCGATCTGGTCGAGGTCGACACCCCCGTCGACCCCGCACTCGAGATTGCAGAGATCCATCGACGGGTCATCGCCGCCGGTGGACCGGCGCTCCTTTTTCGCAATCCGAAGAATTCGGACTTCCCGTTGGTCTCCAACCTGTTCGGAACCCCCGAGCGGGCGATGTTGGCTTTCGGCGATCGCCCGCTACGTCTCGTGCGTCGCGTCGTCGAGTTGGCCCAGACTCTCTTGCCACCGTCGTTGGGAAAACTCTGGGGTGCACGCGATTTCATGCTTGAGATCCCGAGGGTCGGCACTCGATCACGTCGTACGGGGCCGGTCCTCGATCGCACCCATGACGGGGTCGACCTGACCCGTCTACCGGCGCTGACCTCCTGGTCCGACGACGGCGGCCCGTTTCTCACGCTTCCGCTCGTCTACACGGAGCATCCCTCCACGGGCATTCCGAACCTCGGCATGTACCGCATGCAGATTCACGACGAGCGCACGACCGGAATGCACTGGCAGATCGGTAAGGGAGGTGGGTTCCACCATTCCGTTGCAGAGGCGAATAACGCGCGACTCCCGGTGACCGCCTTTCTGGGCGGCCCCCCCGCACTCATCCTCTCGGCCATCGCGCCGCTCCCGGAGAACGTACCGGAGATTCTCCTCGCCTCACTCATCGCAGGCGAACGACTGGCGACCTGTCCGGGGCCGGCGGAGCATCGGTTGCTCGGTCAAGCGGAGTTCGCCCTCGTCGGCAGTGTTCCGCCACAGATCCGTCGAGACGAGGGACCGTTCGGGGATCACTACGGCTACTACTCTCTCAGTCATCCCTACCCACAGTTCGAAGTCTCGCATCTCTGTCATCGACAGGACGCCGTCTTCCCCGCGACGGTGGTCGGGAAGCCACGACAGGAAGACTTCTTCATCGGCGACCTCCTTCAGGATCTCTTGTCACCGCTGTTCCCGCTGGTGATGCCCGCTGTCGAGGATCTTTGGTCCTACGGCGAGACCGGATACCACTCCCTCAGTGCGGCGGTGGTCAAGCAACGTTACAAGCGCGAGGCGATGGCCTCGGCATTTCGCATCCTCGGCGAGGGTCAACTCTCGTTAACGAAGTTCCTGCTCGTCACGGATCGTCCTGTGGATCTTCGAGACTTCCGTGCGACCCTCACTCACGTTCTCGAACGCATGCAACCGGAAACGGATCTCTATATTTTCCCCAATCTCTCGATGGACACGCTGGACTACACCGGTCCCCAGGTAAACGAGGGCTCAAAGGGTGTCCTGCTCGGTCTGGGAGACCCACGCCGCGACCTACCGACTAGATTCGAACCGTCTACACCAATCCCGACCGATGTCACCGATGTGCAGGTATTCTGCCCCGGCTGCCTCGTGATTGGAGCGCGAGCGCGTCGCGAGGACCCCGCCGCCGGTGAGCGGCTCGCGGCCCACGCGGCGTTCGCTGATTGGCCGTTGATCATCTTGTCGGACGAACCTCGACGGGCGGCGGCCAGTTCGATGAATTTCCTCTGGATGACGTTCACTCGATTCGACCCCGCGGCCGACATACACAGCGCCGGTCACTCCATCGTTGCAAACCACGTCAGCCATCACGGCCCGCTCCTGATCGATACGCGACTGAGGGATGAGTTCCCCGACGAGTTGTTCTGCGATACCGAGACGGCGACTCTCGTCGACCGCCGTTGGAGCGAGTATTTCCCGGACGGCATGGAGATGGGAGATTCGGCGGCCGCCCATCTCGATCCGCCGCGTACACGGAGTTGA
- a CDS encoding cupin domain-containing protein, translated as MTERSADKRDGAPQAPALEGNHSKVIRFDGQFGWEGVDLEDYKSTTESWRGVTRTELAGKRGESPRFHVRYFEIAPGGFSTLEKHQHEHVVIPQRGVGEIQFGCYQYRVGFGDVVYVAPEDPHQFRCPEDADEPFGFLCIVNAERDRPQAVDGMGACHICE; from the coding sequence GTGACAGAACGATCCGCAGACAAGCGAGACGGTGCCCCTCAGGCACCTGCGCTCGAGGGTAACCACAGCAAGGTCATTCGCTTTGACGGTCAGTTCGGCTGGGAGGGCGTCGACCTCGAGGACTACAAGTCCACCACCGAGAGTTGGCGTGGCGTGACGCGAACGGAGTTGGCCGGCAAACGTGGCGAGTCGCCGAGGTTTCACGTCCGTTACTTCGAGATCGCGCCCGGTGGCTTTAGCACGCTCGAGAAGCATCAACACGAACACGTCGTCATCCCGCAGCGCGGCGTGGGTGAGATTCAGTTCGGCTGCTATCAGTATCGCGTCGGCTTCGGCGACGTCGTCTACGTCGCACCTGAGGACCCACACCAGTTTCGCTGCCCCGAGGACGCCGACGAACCCTTCGGCTTCCTCTGTATCGTCAATGCGGAGCGCGATCGCCCCCAGGCAGTGGACGGCATGGGCGCCTGCCACATCTGCGAATAG
- a CDS encoding quinone oxidoreductase has product MQTHAIRIHETGGPEVLRWESVELSEPANGEIRVRQAAIGLNFIDTYHRSGLYPLPTLPAVLGREGAGIIEAVGVGVAAFQVGDRVAYPMHPGAYAEHVTLPADRVVPLPDEVTCEQAAAMMLKGLTAHYLLRRTFRVEAGQTILFHAAAGGVGLIACQWAHALGVEVIGTVGSEEKAELARNHGCRHIIRYDREDFAERVSEITSGVGVPVVYDSVGVDTFERSLDCLAPLGTLVSFGQSSGAIPPVDLGILAAKGSLFVTRPTLATFIADTISLRRAAAELFEVVAIGDVKVEIRQRYALREAETAHRDLEARRTRGSTILTP; this is encoded by the coding sequence ATGCAGACCCACGCCATACGAATTCACGAAACCGGCGGCCCCGAGGTCCTGCGCTGGGAATCCGTCGAACTCTCCGAACCGGCCAATGGGGAGATCCGTGTCCGACAGGCGGCCATCGGACTCAACTTCATCGACACCTATCATCGCAGTGGCCTCTATCCGTTACCGACTCTTCCTGCCGTTCTCGGGCGCGAGGGTGCGGGAATAATCGAAGCCGTAGGAGTGGGTGTGGCGGCCTTCCAGGTTGGCGACCGCGTCGCCTATCCGATGCATCCCGGCGCCTACGCGGAACATGTCACCCTCCCGGCGGATCGTGTCGTTCCGTTACCCGATGAGGTGACGTGCGAACAGGCGGCGGCGATGATGCTGAAGGGATTGACGGCGCACTACCTCCTGCGACGAACATTCCGAGTCGAGGCCGGCCAGACGATTCTTTTTCATGCGGCGGCCGGCGGCGTTGGGTTGATCGCGTGTCAGTGGGCCCACGCACTGGGCGTCGAGGTAATCGGGACGGTCGGCTCCGAAGAAAAAGCGGAACTGGCGCGGAATCACGGCTGCCGACACATCATTCGGTATGACCGCGAGGACTTCGCTGAACGTGTCTCGGAGATCACCAGTGGAGTCGGCGTTCCGGTGGTCTACGACTCTGTGGGCGTCGATACCTTCGAACGATCGCTCGACTGCCTGGCACCGCTTGGAACCCTCGTAAGTTTCGGCCAGTCGTCGGGTGCCATTCCGCCCGTCGATCTCGGCATCCTGGCCGCGAAGGGATCGTTGTTCGTCACTCGTCCCACGCTTGCGACATTCATCGCGGACACCATCTCGCTTCGCCGTGCGGCGGCCGAGCTTTTTGAAGTCGTCGCCATCGGCGACGTCAAGGTCGAGATTCGCCAACGGTACGCCCTTCGGGAGGCCGAAACGGCCCATCGTGACCTCGAAGCGCGGCGAACACGCGGATCGACGATTCTGACTCCCTAG
- a CDS encoding GNAT family N-acetyltransferase: MSDVATYPVFPHALPGTVSETKHFEVRFANTEEELHLVQQLRFEIFNVELGEGLDSSFETGRDADRFDVVNHHLIVVDKRDDRIIGTYRMQTDEMAREYEGYYSSGEFDLGGLPDEVRTRSIEIGRAAVHIDYRNRQVLFLLWKGLAAYMLHNDKSSLFGCCSLTSQEPSEGYRVMQYLEQNGFVHDAYRVDPQSGWECYGSDFTVSETWSDRAVDLPKLFRLYLRYGAKVCGPPALDREFKTIDYLVLLSTDDIDDDTRRMYFQHDS; this comes from the coding sequence GTGTCAGACGTCGCGACCTATCCGGTGTTCCCGCACGCACTACCAGGCACGGTCTCCGAGACCAAGCACTTCGAGGTGCGGTTCGCCAACACCGAAGAAGAGCTTCACCTCGTCCAGCAACTTCGCTTCGAGATTTTCAATGTGGAGCTCGGCGAGGGACTCGACTCCTCGTTTGAAACGGGACGCGATGCCGACCGATTTGACGTGGTCAATCATCATCTGATCGTGGTCGATAAGCGGGACGATCGGATCATCGGCACCTATCGAATGCAGACCGATGAGATGGCGCGCGAATACGAAGGTTACTACTCTTCCGGAGAGTTCGACCTCGGTGGCCTTCCCGACGAGGTTCGGACCCGATCGATAGAGATCGGTCGAGCCGCGGTCCATATCGACTATCGAAATCGCCAGGTCCTGTTTCTGCTCTGGAAAGGACTGGCAGCGTACATGCTGCACAACGACAAGAGTTCGCTGTTTGGCTGTTGTTCCCTGACAAGCCAGGAGCCGTCTGAGGGTTATCGGGTCATGCAGTACCTGGAACAGAACGGTTTCGTTCACGACGCCTATCGTGTAGATCCACAATCCGGCTGGGAGTGCTACGGCTCGGACTTCACGGTTAGCGAGACGTGGTCGGACCGTGCCGTCGATCTTCCCAAGCTATTCAGACTCTACCTCCGTTACGGGGCCAAGGTCTGCGGACCGCCGGCTCTGGACCGGGAGTTCAAGACCATCGACTATCTCGTTCTGTTGTCCACCGACGATATCGACGACGACACCAGAAGGATGTATTTCCAACACGATTCGTGA
- a CDS encoding prepilin-type N-terminal cleavage/methylation domain-containing protein, whose protein sequence is MRRQDGFSLLELLVVVAIIAVLSAIAIPMMRNALTSAHIGAGATDAHVIYTAFKRYHVDHSGYPYASTAPAFELNSFEPLVSGGYYDGRVLSRLVNQEADGYDSPDDDYGPNQEFWLELTLDYDTSVRFLISDSDDAPLGGGAWHDGIFLFRNGVLTEL, encoded by the coding sequence ATGAGAAGACAGGATGGCTTCAGTCTCCTGGAGCTACTTGTAGTCGTCGCGATCATCGCAGTGTTGTCGGCGATCGCCATTCCCATGATGCGAAACGCCCTGACCAGCGCGCACATCGGCGCGGGTGCGACGGACGCGCATGTCATCTACACGGCTTTCAAGAGGTACCACGTGGACCACAGTGGTTACCCCTACGCGAGCACCGCGCCGGCGTTTGAACTCAACTCGTTCGAACCACTCGTCAGCGGCGGCTACTACGATGGCCGCGTCCTTTCCAGACTCGTCAATCAGGAAGCCGACGGCTACGACTCCCCGGACGATGACTACGGTCCGAACCAGGAGTTCTGGCTAGAGCTGACGCTTGACTACGATACTTCCGTTCGATTCCTGATCTCGGACTCCGATGACGCCCCTCTTGGCGGCGGGGCCTGGCATGACGGGATCTTTCTCTTCCGGAACGGCGTCCTGACGGAACTCTGA
- a CDS encoding DMT family transporter encodes MSGPTGDRVRILGAALLFSTGGAIIKLTTLSGWQVACYRSGLAALALYVCVPGWRRGWRLDQFVVGTAYAATMILFVCANKLTTAANTIFLQSTAPIYLLFLGPLALRERIGRGSLIHAGMLAVGLGLFFLGNEAPQVTAPRPLLGNILGAIAGITWALAIVGLRRLSVAGSGSTESGSGAAVIVGNGLAFLFCLPFAAGGPAPSGLDLTIVLYLGFFQIGLAYVWMTRGLRGVPALEASLLLILEPVASALWAWWIHGERPGDLALAGCLLILVATVLHTVRKR; translated from the coding sequence ATGAGCGGACCGACCGGCGATCGAGTACGCATCCTGGGTGCCGCGCTGCTGTTTTCTACCGGCGGCGCCATTATCAAGCTGACGACGCTCAGCGGTTGGCAGGTCGCCTGTTACCGATCTGGCCTCGCGGCGCTAGCCCTCTACGTTTGTGTCCCCGGCTGGCGACGCGGCTGGCGTCTCGATCAATTCGTCGTCGGCACCGCCTACGCCGCCACGATGATTTTGTTCGTCTGCGCGAACAAACTCACGACGGCCGCCAACACGATCTTCCTGCAATCGACGGCACCGATCTATCTTCTGTTTCTTGGGCCGCTGGCTCTCCGCGAGCGAATCGGGCGCGGCTCCTTGATTCACGCCGGCATGCTGGCCGTCGGGCTTGGACTATTCTTTCTGGGCAACGAGGCGCCGCAGGTGACTGCTCCGCGACCCTTGCTGGGAAATATCCTCGGGGCGATTGCGGGAATCACCTGGGCACTCGCAATCGTCGGGTTGCGCCGGCTCAGTGTCGCCGGTTCCGGCTCGACGGAATCGGGAAGCGGGGCCGCAGTCATCGTCGGCAATGGCCTGGCGTTTCTGTTCTGTCTCCCGTTCGCCGCCGGTGGGCCGGCCCCGTCGGGCCTGGATCTGACGATCGTCCTCTACCTCGGGTTCTTTCAGATCGGACTGGCCTACGTCTGGATGACTCGAGGACTTCGCGGAGTTCCCGCACTCGAAGCCTCCCTGCTGTTGATTCTCGAACCGGTGGCCAGTGCACTCTGGGCGTGGTGGATTCACGGCGAACGTCCGGGAGATCTGGCGCTTGCGGGGTGCCTCCTGATCCTGGTCGCGACGGTCCTCCACACCGTTCGGAAGCGCTAA
- a CDS encoding carboxypeptidase M32, whose amino-acid sequence MPGPYVELMLLLREQAQLTSVYNLLSWDQETGMPPRTAGPRAEQLSLVARLAHESGTSPRIGELLDLCDQDFDTGDDERNQRRQANLREIRRDYEKGLKLPPSLVAEISETSSRAMEVWKVAREQADFDTFAPLLEKQLELTRKKAELLGTPKGGEAYDALLDEYEPGMTAVDVEAMFAPLRRELAPLISAISESGHAPDQTANEIPFPLDAQQVFNARVSERLGFSFDAGRFAVSVHPFSTGIAPFDTGITTRYSETQFAEALGSTMHEVGHGLYEQGLPKDKYWGQPLSESLGLGIHESQSRLWENHVGRSLPFWRWCLPFARETLGSALDGLTADDVHRTINTVRPHPIRVESDEATYNLHIMIRFDLERAMFRGELAVADLPDAWNARMESDLGLMVENDTQGCLQDIHWSMGSIGYFPTYTLGTLYAAQFWETLCEQLDDVDGSMERGEFDGILDWLRRHIHGLGRRTPSAQLCHDLTGKPLGHGPLMRHLTHKYGEIYGLGDDFSS is encoded by the coding sequence ATGCCAGGACCGTACGTCGAACTCATGCTGCTGCTTCGTGAGCAAGCGCAACTGACCTCTGTCTACAACCTGCTGAGCTGGGACCAGGAGACAGGGATGCCACCCCGGACCGCCGGGCCGAGGGCGGAACAGTTGTCTCTTGTGGCACGCCTGGCCCACGAGTCGGGAACCTCGCCCCGTATCGGAGAGTTACTGGACCTCTGCGACCAGGATTTCGACACTGGCGACGATGAGAGGAACCAGCGCCGCCAGGCCAACCTTCGGGAGATCCGGCGGGACTATGAGAAGGGATTGAAACTACCCCCCTCCCTGGTGGCAGAGATCAGCGAGACGAGTTCGCGGGCCATGGAAGTCTGGAAGGTCGCCCGGGAGCAGGCGGACTTCGACACGTTCGCTCCACTGCTTGAGAAGCAACTCGAATTGACTCGTAAGAAAGCCGAGCTCCTGGGAACGCCCAAGGGCGGTGAGGCGTACGACGCTCTTCTCGACGAGTACGAACCGGGGATGACGGCCGTCGACGTCGAGGCGATGTTCGCGCCGCTCCGACGCGAGTTGGCACCGTTGATCTCCGCGATCTCGGAATCGGGGCACGCACCCGACCAGACGGCGAACGAGATCCCGTTTCCGCTCGACGCGCAGCAGGTCTTCAATGCTCGGGTAAGTGAACGACTCGGTTTTTCGTTTGACGCCGGACGCTTTGCGGTATCCGTCCATCCGTTCTCTACTGGGATCGCTCCGTTCGACACCGGGATCACGACCCGCTACTCCGAGACGCAGTTTGCCGAAGCCCTGGGTTCGACGATGCATGAGGTCGGACACGGCCTCTACGAGCAGGGCCTACCCAAGGACAAGTACTGGGGACAACCGCTCAGCGAGTCACTGGGTCTCGGGATCCACGAGAGCCAGTCACGGCTCTGGGAGAATCACGTCGGGCGCTCGCTCCCCTTCTGGCGATGGTGCCTGCCGTTCGCCCGTGAGACGCTGGGCTCGGCGTTGGACGGTCTCACGGCGGACGATGTCCATCGCACGATCAACACCGTTCGGCCGCACCCGATCCGTGTCGAAAGCGACGAGGCCACTTACAACCTGCACATCATGATTCGATTCGACCTGGAGCGAGCGATGTTCCGCGGGGAGCTCGCCGTCGCCGATCTTCCGGATGCGTGGAACGCGCGCATGGAGTCGGACCTGGGTCTGATGGTGGAAAACGACACTCAGGGATGCCTCCAGGATATTCACTGGTCGATGGGATCGATCGGCTACTTCCCGACTTACACGCTGGGAACTCTGTATGCCGCTCAGTTCTGGGAGACGCTCTGTGAACAACTTGACGACGTCGATGGTTCGATGGAGCGGGGCGAGTTTGACGGCATCCTGGATTGGTTGCGCAGACATATTCACGGGTTGGGCCGTCGCACACCGTCCGCTCAGCTCTGTCACGATCTCACCGGAAAACCGTTGGGGCATGGTCCCCTGATGCGTCACCTGACTCACAAGTACGGCGAGATCTATGGCCTCGGAGACGACTTCTCGTCGTGA